The DNA window GCTGAAAGTACTTGGAGGGAAGCCTCCTGGGAGGATAGGAACTCGCCAAGCTTTTTTTTATTTTTTGTGAAGTTAATAAAAAATAAATATAACAAGTGTAATTATTTTGCACTATATTAAGAATATGATATAATATATCGAAGGGAAGTGAAAATATATGGGAAAGTATTTAATTGATTTACATATACATACAAATACAAGTCCTCATGCATATAGTACACTGGAAGAAAACGTAAATAGAGCTAAACAAAAGGGAATGAAAGTTATAGCAATAACTAATCATGGTCCAGCTTTACCTGATTCACCTCATTGGTGGAGTTTAGTTAATATGAGGGTAATTCCAGAATATATGGAAGGTGTTAGAGTATTAAAAGGTGTAGAAACTAATGTAATAGATGAATATGGAAACTTTGATATAAATCAGAGAGTTTATGATACTATGGATATTTTATTATGTGGATTACATCCAGTAGAAAGTTATGGAGATATTTCAGATATTGAAAAAAATACAAGGGCAGTAATTAATATAATAAAAAGTCAAAAAATAGATATAATGGTACATTTAGGAAATCCTCAGTTTCCTCTTCACTATGAGGAGATTGTAAAAGCAGCTAAAGAATCAAATGTAGCTCTTGAAATAAATAACTCATCTTTAAAAGGATCAAGAAAAGGTTCAAAACCTAATTGTAGAAAAATAGCGGAATTATGTAAAAAGTATGATTGTTTAATATCATTAGGAACAGATTCACATATTTCATATGATATTGGAGAATTTGATGAGGCTATTAGTTTATTAAATGACATTAATTTCCCAGAAAGTAACATAATAAATAGTAGTGTTGAAAAATTAGAAACATTCCTTAAAGTTAGAAAAGATCTAAGGGTAAAGCAATTATAAAGAACACTTGTTATTTTATCCTTTACTAATAAAATTACACATGTTATAATTTGTGATAATTATTTTAGTGGAGGTATATAAATGTTAACAATAGGGGAT is part of the Fusobacterium varium genome and encodes:
- a CDS encoding phosphatase, which produces MGKYLIDLHIHTNTSPHAYSTLEENVNRAKQKGMKVIAITNHGPALPDSPHWWSLVNMRVIPEYMEGVRVLKGVETNVIDEYGNFDINQRVYDTMDILLCGLHPVESYGDISDIEKNTRAVINIIKSQKIDIMVHLGNPQFPLHYEEIVKAAKESNVALEINNSSLKGSRKGSKPNCRKIAELCKKYDCLISLGTDSHISYDIGEFDEAISLLNDINFPESNIINSSVEKLETFLKVRKDLRVKQL